The following are from one region of the Deltaproteobacteria bacterium genome:
- a CDS encoding cytochrome c codes for MKKSVFIGLFLICATAFIAKGTVFAASTEENYQFYCVQCHGKDGKGTGPNANPKPFGLDLPEMSVTPRNHASPEDMGKLSDTDIINAITGGGISVNKAALMPPWGKTLSEQEIKEMLGHLRKLCNCKGPS; via the coding sequence ATGAAGAAGTCAGTTTTTATAGGGCTATTTTTAATATGCGCAACGGCGTTTATAGCAAAAGGCACAGTATTTGCCGCAAGCACTGAGGAAAATTACCAATTCTACTGTGTGCAATGTCATGGCAAGGACGGCAAAGGCACAGGTCCAAACGCAAATCCAAAGCCATTTGGCTTAGACCTGCCTGAGATGTCGGTTACGCCCAGAAACCATGCAAGCCCTGAGGATATGGGTAAGCTGAGCGATACAGATATTATTAATGCCATAACAGGCGGCGGCATATCAGTGAACAAGGCGGCCCTCATGCCGCCCTGGGGCAAGACGCTTAGCGAGCAAGAGATAAAGGAAATGCTTGGCCATTTGCGTAAGCTTTGCAACTGTAAGGGGCCTTCCTAA